A part of Candidatus Binatia bacterium genomic DNA contains:
- a CDS encoding MFS transporter: MAPPEKADRYPNYVLGVLTAAYVFNYLDRQILAVLLEPIKKDLAVSDTAMGFLTGTAFAIFYATAGIPVARLADRWVRRNVLAMGLTVWSAMTVACGAVGAYWQLALCRIGVGVGEAGGVPPSHSILSDYFPPERRATVFGLYAVAPLIGSALGNGIGGWLAGEIGWRGTFVAVGVPGIVLAALVMLTVREPERGRFDPPKLRAEPDPDTREVFRFLWSRRTFRLIAPALGFATFAGLGMGMWSPTFLMRVHGMSVAETGLFLATVSAPAGAIGTVVGGWAADRLGRRDVRWYAWLPAITLLAALPFQAAQLLIDDRWLALAAFVPAGLIGGVFASPSYAVVQNIARPQMRAMASAILLLFLNLIGLGGGPQAVGILNDVLRPSFGDESIRYSLLLIKVATLLAAFLFWRASKSITADLADTPQSS; the protein is encoded by the coding sequence ATGGCGCCACCAGAGAAAGCGGACCGCTACCCCAACTATGTCCTGGGCGTCCTGACGGCGGCCTACGTCTTCAACTACCTCGACCGCCAGATCTTGGCGGTGCTCCTCGAGCCAATCAAGAAGGACCTGGCGGTGTCGGACACGGCCATGGGCTTTCTCACGGGCACGGCGTTCGCGATCTTCTACGCCACCGCCGGAATTCCAGTGGCGCGGCTCGCGGACCGCTGGGTCCGGCGCAACGTATTGGCCATGGGGCTCACGGTCTGGAGCGCGATGACCGTCGCATGCGGGGCCGTTGGGGCGTATTGGCAGCTCGCCCTGTGCCGCATCGGGGTAGGCGTCGGCGAGGCCGGCGGGGTGCCACCATCCCACTCGATCTTGTCGGACTATTTCCCACCCGAGCGACGCGCGACCGTGTTCGGTTTGTACGCCGTCGCCCCTCTGATCGGCAGCGCCCTCGGAAACGGCATCGGCGGCTGGCTGGCTGGCGAAATCGGCTGGCGGGGCACCTTCGTCGCCGTCGGCGTACCGGGCATCGTTCTCGCTGCGCTGGTGATGCTCACCGTGCGCGAGCCCGAGCGGGGCCGGTTCGACCCCCCGAAACTCCGGGCCGAGCCCGATCCCGACACGCGCGAGGTCTTTCGGTTCCTGTGGTCGCGCCGCACGTTTCGCTTGATTGCACCCGCGCTCGGCTTCGCCACCTTTGCGGGCCTCGGCATGGGGATGTGGTCCCCCACCTTCCTGATGCGCGTGCACGGCATGTCGGTAGCCGAGACCGGGCTCTTTCTCGCCACCGTATCGGCACCCGCCGGAGCGATCGGAACGGTGGTCGGCGGCTGGGCGGCCGACCGACTCGGCCGCCGAGACGTGCGATGGTACGCGTGGCTCCCGGCCATCACGCTGCTGGCCGCCCTACCCTTTCAAGCCGCCCAACTCCTCATCGACGACCGATGGCTCGCACTCGCCGCGTTCGTACCCGCGGGGCTGATTGGCGGCGTGTTTGCGTCACCGAGCTACGCGGTCGTCCAGAACATCGCCCGGCCGCAGATGCGCGCGATGGCCTCGGCCATCCTGCTCCTCTTCCTGAACCTGATCGGACTCGGCGGCGGCCCGCAGGCGGTCGGGATCCTGAACGACGTGCTCCGGCCGTCGTTCGGAGACGAGTCGATCCGCTACTCACTCCTTCTGATCAAGGTCGCGACACTCCTTGCCGCGTTCCTCTTCTGGCGAGCGAGCAAGAGCATCACCGCGGACCTTGCAGACACACCTCAGTCCTCGTAG
- a CDS encoding AMP-binding protein — protein MTTQSATIASLLLDRREDDHTGLRFEDRAWTYREVVRECLVRARLLQDLRPDGPFHVGVLLQNVPEYVFLLGGAALAGAVVVGINPTRRGPELDRDIRHTDCGILITDAEQATLLRGLDISVPQERSFDIDSKRWKERLANTAPADVAANEIDGTAPYLLIFTSGTTGDPKASICSQRRLCGSAAGLVSRRSVTASDVIYQTMPMFHSNAQNAWVASVTGGATLALRQRFSASGFLPDVRRFGATIFNYVGKPLNYILATPEQPDDTENPLRLAYGNEGTLHDVQRFAQRFGCHVTDSYGSTEGGITIVRSPDTPAGALGAGQPGTVVLNPGTGRECAPARFDGRGKLANPEEAIGELANRQTAGGFEGYWKNDEANSERVRDGIYWSGDLAYRDDDGFLYFAGRGYDWMRVDGENIAAAPIERILTRHGCIELASVYAVPDVHAGDAVMAAVALSPDTSFDGTEFCSFLAEQADLGTKWAPQYVRVAASLPTTQTHKILKRVLRDERWHCDDPVWVRDGDTYRRLAQTDIAAIEHAVSRQADSHGGPA, from the coding sequence GTGACCACGCAGTCCGCCACCATCGCCTCGCTGCTTCTAGACCGCCGCGAGGACGACCATACCGGTCTTCGGTTCGAAGACCGGGCCTGGACCTACCGTGAGGTGGTGCGCGAGTGCCTGGTGCGCGCGCGCCTGCTGCAGGACCTCCGCCCGGACGGACCGTTTCATGTCGGCGTCCTGCTGCAGAACGTGCCCGAGTACGTGTTCCTGCTGGGCGGTGCTGCGCTGGCGGGAGCCGTGGTCGTCGGCATCAATCCCACCCGGCGCGGCCCCGAGCTCGACCGCGACATTCGCCACACGGATTGCGGCATTCTCATCACCGACGCTGAGCAAGCCACCCTTCTCCGCGGGCTCGACATCAGCGTTCCACAAGAACGCTCGTTCGATATCGACTCGAAACGGTGGAAGGAGCGTCTGGCGAACACGGCCCCTGCCGACGTCGCGGCGAACGAGATCGACGGCACCGCGCCGTACCTGCTGATCTTCACGTCCGGCACGACCGGCGACCCCAAGGCCTCGATCTGTTCGCAGCGTCGGCTCTGCGGGAGCGCGGCGGGACTCGTATCACGGCGCAGCGTCACTGCGTCCGACGTCATCTATCAGACAATGCCCATGTTCCACTCGAACGCACAGAACGCATGGGTCGCATCCGTGACCGGCGGCGCGACCCTCGCGCTCCGCCAGCGGTTCTCCGCTTCGGGCTTTCTGCCGGACGTGCGCCGGTTCGGCGCGACGATCTTCAACTACGTCGGCAAACCGCTCAACTACATCCTCGCAACGCCCGAGCAGCCCGACGACACGGAGAACCCACTCCGCCTGGCCTACGGGAACGAGGGCACGCTCCACGACGTCCAGCGCTTCGCCCAGCGTTTCGGATGCCACGTCACGGACTCGTACGGCTCGACGGAGGGCGGCATCACGATCGTACGATCCCCCGACACTCCTGCGGGTGCCCTGGGTGCGGGCCAACCCGGAACCGTGGTCCTGAACCCGGGGACCGGGCGGGAGTGTGCGCCCGCCCGTTTCGACGGGAGAGGGAAACTGGCGAACCCCGAGGAGGCGATTGGGGAACTGGCCAACCGCCAGACCGCCGGGGGGTTCGAAGGCTATTGGAAGAACGACGAGGCGAACAGCGAACGCGTGCGCGACGGCATCTACTGGAGCGGCGATCTCGCCTACCGCGACGACGATGGGTTCCTGTACTTTGCGGGCCGCGGGTACGACTGGATGCGGGTGGACGGCGAGAACATCGCAGCGGCTCCGATCGAGCGCATTCTGACGCGCCACGGCTGCATCGAACTCGCCTCCGTCTACGCGGTCCCGGACGTGCACGCAGGCGACGCCGTCATGGCGGCCGTCGCGCTCTCCCCCGACACCTCGTTCGACGGAACCGAGTTCTGCTCGTTCCTGGCAGAGCAAGCCGACCTCGGCACGAAGTGGGCGCCGCAGTACGTGCGAGTCGCTGCTTCGCTCCCCACAACACAAACCCACAAGATCTTGAAGCGAGTTCTGCGCGACGAGCGATGGCACTGCGATGACCCGGTGTGGGTCCGCGACGGCGACACGTATCGACGCCTCGCCCAGACAGACATCGCGGCGATCGAGCACGCCGTGAGCCGCCAGGCCGACAGCCACGGAGGTCCCGCATGA
- a CDS encoding acyl-CoA/acyl-ACP dehydrogenase, with the protein MNFAPSEEQALLQETVRSYAARECSPEQVRRIFDDDVGAAPEVWNALGGLGLHGLLVPEEYGGLQLELIDAALAFEALAEGAIPGPFLGHTLACLALAIAGTPEQKHAWLPQLATGAATATFAAAEDGLRWQPDDWQMRLESGRLTGTKMLVPSPSSADVWIIGTAGGGLALVEAGAAGARTEPFDGVDRTRRLENISLKDTPAQPLAIEAGGRVRDAALVLLAADAFGCATRLLRETVEYVSTREQFDTPLAQFQGIKHQLADLLTALEPARALYWYAAHAFDHLPDESERAAAIGKAHVVDRATDVARESIELHGGIAFTWECFVHLWYKRIMADRALFGGPDVHRERAARLAGW; encoded by the coding sequence ATGAACTTCGCCCCATCCGAAGAGCAGGCGCTCCTCCAAGAGACGGTCCGCAGCTACGCCGCTCGGGAGTGCAGCCCGGAGCAGGTCCGACGGATCTTCGACGACGACGTCGGCGCGGCCCCCGAGGTCTGGAACGCACTCGGTGGGTTGGGCCTGCACGGCCTGCTCGTGCCGGAGGAGTACGGCGGTCTGCAGCTCGAGCTCATCGATGCCGCGCTCGCCTTCGAAGCCCTAGCGGAGGGCGCCATCCCAGGGCCCTTTCTCGGCCACACTCTCGCCTGCCTCGCTCTCGCCATCGCGGGAACGCCGGAACAGAAGCACGCATGGCTCCCCCAGCTCGCGACAGGCGCAGCGACGGCGACGTTCGCCGCGGCAGAAGATGGCCTTCGGTGGCAGCCCGACGACTGGCAGATGCGGCTCGAGAGCGGACGGTTGACGGGTACCAAGATGCTGGTCCCCTCGCCTTCGAGCGCCGACGTCTGGATCATCGGGACGGCCGGCGGCGGCCTTGCCCTGGTCGAGGCGGGAGCAGCCGGCGCACGCACCGAGCCCTTCGACGGCGTCGACCGAACGCGTCGCCTCGAGAACATTTCACTGAAAGACACCCCCGCGCAGCCCCTGGCCATCGAGGCCGGAGGACGCGTCCGCGACGCCGCCCTCGTCCTCCTCGCCGCCGATGCCTTCGGCTGTGCGACCCGCCTGCTGCGCGAGACCGTCGAGTACGTGTCGACGCGCGAGCAGTTCGACACGCCGCTCGCGCAGTTCCAGGGGATCAAGCACCAACTCGCCGACCTGCTTACGGCGCTAGAGCCAGCACGGGCGCTCTACTGGTACGCGGCCCACGCCTTCGACCACCTGCCCGACGAATCCGAACGCGCGGCCGCGATCGGGAAGGCCCACGTCGTGGACCGGGCGACCGATGTCGCAAGAGAATCCATCGAGCTGCACGGCGGGATCGCGTTTACCTGGGAGTGCTTCGTGCACCTCTGGTACAAGCGAATCATGGCCGACCGCGCGCTCTTCGGCGGACCGGACGTACACCGGGAGCGGGCCGCCCGGCTCGCAGGCTGGTAG